The Xanthomonas sp. DAR 34887 genome has a segment encoding these proteins:
- a CDS encoding TonB-dependent receptor plug domain-containing protein, translating to MRDVRLPSSSLVSSCRDRREHGRTLLCAAIGMALLAALPAAAQEAAVARATAAAAADGSDSAADAKTLDSVVVTGSRIRRNDALDGPTPLTVIGAEQIRAAGYTEIADVVNQLPSLALTQTSQTSNLAGNPGINALDLRGMGTQRTLVLVDGRRQVPAIPGTSAVDVSNIPSSLVERVEVITGGASALYGADAVTGVANFILKKDFQGLDASARYGISSRGDMRSSSVDALFGRNFADNRGNFTFYGFYEREPDSVSGQDRPWTATGYPMYTRNNRNQRYWISDNNRNINNAEDAQLILGGRHYAMTADGQLRAPVLGPGGYVNASPISLADPSGALGSLLTDGGEYGGRYDSWYLAVPSDRFSSRATFNFDVNDSLRFFANVGYSRTQSQSAWRALSAFGSEAVPADSPFITDEMRAANGGTITDGVYFARHFDEELGQGGSEYRRQLLQGVFGVEGDFSLGGRAWNYSAYYSYGRTRQRNRDIDTVAYPRYYLAVDSTTAADGSAICRSTLTDPGNGCVPLNPFKRLTAKEIDYLRYDSDWATTTLTQQVLSAYASGGLFDLPGGEVQMVFGGEYRKERNDIGAVAQYDPANPAYDASLGTTQLPLVGQYDVKELYSELHLPLLADKLFAQRLGVDAAVRVSDYNLAGRTVTNKFGIDWAPIQDITLRGTYGKAVRAPNIGELYTASSIGGMWITDPCNTYNQRYRTDRSQYTAANCAQLNPSDKSTYWLYRDIITKGNLDLANETAKTRTVGIVLRPRFLQDFSLSVDYYSIDLRGAIDSFPAQTIINKCVDAQTLDNPFCGFVSRDADGNLLNVVTQKLNLSRYLTRGIDFAAQYRYDLADHWGQNAGALSFDLNYTRLIRQDYTLDPDQPDDVTHFAGVFGSPYWKGVLRSTWSNAHAGATWSLRHFSKMRNSTEITDTDYQKVWTGNVFYSDVSGYYRLKSGLEFFGGVSNLFDRAPPRVPGAEAGGANFELGYHAGVYDVIGRMYYGGIRLAL from the coding sequence ATGCGCGACGTTCGTTTGCCTTCCTCCTCTCTGGTCTCCTCCTGTCGCGATCGGCGCGAACACGGACGCACGCTGTTGTGCGCCGCGATCGGCATGGCGCTGCTGGCCGCGTTGCCGGCGGCGGCGCAGGAAGCGGCCGTCGCGCGCGCCACCGCCGCCGCCGCGGCCGATGGCAGCGACAGCGCCGCCGACGCCAAGACCCTGGACAGCGTGGTCGTCACCGGTTCGCGCATCCGCCGCAACGATGCGCTGGATGGCCCCACGCCGCTGACCGTGATCGGCGCCGAGCAGATCCGCGCGGCCGGCTATACCGAGATCGCCGACGTGGTCAATCAGCTGCCGAGCCTGGCGCTGACCCAGACCAGCCAGACCAGCAACCTGGCCGGCAATCCGGGCATCAACGCGCTGGACCTGCGCGGCATGGGCACCCAGCGCACCCTGGTGCTGGTCGACGGCCGGCGCCAGGTGCCGGCGATCCCCGGCACCTCGGCGGTGGACGTGAGCAATATTCCTTCCAGCCTGGTCGAACGGGTGGAAGTCATCACCGGCGGCGCTTCGGCGCTGTATGGCGCCGACGCGGTCACCGGCGTGGCCAACTTCATCCTGAAGAAGGATTTCCAGGGCCTGGACGCCAGTGCGCGCTACGGCATCTCCAGCCGCGGCGACATGCGCAGCAGCAGCGTCGATGCGCTGTTCGGGCGCAACTTCGCCGACAACCGCGGCAACTTCACCTTCTACGGTTTCTACGAGCGCGAGCCCGATTCGGTGTCCGGCCAGGACCGGCCATGGACCGCCACCGGCTACCCGATGTACACCCGCAACAACCGCAACCAGCGCTACTGGATCTCCGACAACAACCGCAACATCAACAACGCCGAGGACGCACAGCTCATCCTCGGCGGCCGCCACTACGCGATGACCGCCGACGGCCAGCTGCGCGCGCCCGTGCTCGGACCCGGCGGCTACGTCAACGCCTCGCCGATCAGCCTGGCCGATCCGTCCGGCGCGCTGGGCAGTCTGCTCACCGACGGCGGCGAATACGGCGGACGCTACGATTCGTGGTACTTGGCGGTACCGTCGGACCGCTTCTCCAGTCGCGCCACGTTCAATTTCGATGTCAACGACAGCCTGCGTTTCTTCGCCAATGTCGGCTACTCGCGGACGCAATCGCAATCGGCCTGGCGCGCGCTGAGCGCGTTCGGCAGTGAGGCGGTGCCGGCCGACAGTCCGTTCATCACCGACGAGATGCGCGCGGCCAACGGCGGCACGATCACCGACGGAGTCTATTTCGCGCGGCATTTCGACGAGGAGCTGGGGCAGGGCGGCAGCGAGTACCGGCGCCAGTTGTTGCAGGGCGTGTTCGGCGTGGAAGGCGATTTCAGCCTGGGCGGGCGCGCCTGGAACTATTCGGCGTACTACTCCTATGGCCGTACCCGGCAGCGCAACCGCGACATCGATACGGTGGCCTATCCGCGCTATTACCTGGCGGTGGATTCCACCACGGCCGCCGACGGCAGCGCGATCTGCCGCAGCACGCTCACCGATCCGGGCAACGGCTGCGTACCGTTGAACCCGTTCAAGCGCCTGACCGCGAAAGAGATCGATTACCTGCGCTACGACTCCGACTGGGCCACCACCACCCTGACCCAGCAGGTGCTGTCGGCCTACGCGTCCGGCGGCCTGTTCGACCTGCCCGGCGGCGAAGTACAGATGGTGTTCGGCGGCGAGTACCGCAAGGAACGCAACGATATCGGTGCGGTCGCGCAATACGATCCGGCCAATCCCGCCTACGACGCCAGCCTGGGCACCACCCAATTGCCGCTGGTCGGGCAGTACGACGTCAAGGAGTTGTACAGCGAGCTGCACCTGCCGCTGCTGGCCGACAAGCTGTTCGCACAGCGCCTGGGCGTGGACGCGGCGGTACGCGTGTCCGACTACAACCTCGCCGGCCGCACCGTCACCAACAAGTTCGGCATCGACTGGGCGCCGATCCAGGACATCACCCTGCGCGGCACCTACGGCAAGGCGGTGCGCGCGCCCAACATCGGCGAGCTGTATACCGCGAGCAGCATCGGCGGCATGTGGATCACCGACCCGTGCAACACCTACAACCAGCGCTACCGCACCGACCGCAGCCAGTACACCGCGGCCAACTGCGCGCAGCTCAATCCCTCGGACAAGAGCACCTACTGGCTGTACCGCGACATCATCACCAAGGGCAACCTGGACCTGGCCAACGAAACCGCCAAGACCCGTACCGTCGGCATCGTGCTGCGCCCGCGTTTCCTGCAGGACTTCTCGCTGTCGGTGGACTACTACAGCATCGACCTGCGCGGTGCGATCGATTCGTTTCCGGCGCAGACCATCATCAACAAGTGCGTCGACGCGCAGACGCTGGACAACCCGTTCTGCGGCTTCGTCAGCCGCGACGCCGACGGCAACCTGCTCAACGTGGTCACGCAGAAACTCAATCTGTCGCGCTACCTGACCCGCGGCATCGACTTCGCCGCACAGTACCGCTACGACCTGGCCGACCATTGGGGCCAGAACGCCGGCGCGCTGTCGTTCGACCTGAACTACACGCGGCTGATCCGCCAGGACTACACGCTGGATCCGGACCAGCCGGACGATGTCACCCACTTCGCCGGGGTGTTCGGCTCGCCGTACTGGAAGGGCGTGCTGCGCAGCACCTGGTCCAACGCGCATGCCGGCGCGACCTGGTCGCTGCGGCATTTTTCCAAGATGCGCAACAGCACCGAGATCACCGATACCGACTATCAAAAGGTGTGGACCGGCAACGTGTTCTACAGCGACGTGTCCGGCTACTACCGGCTCAAGTCGGGTCTGGAGTTCTTCGGCGGGGTCAGCAACCTGTTCGACCGCGCGCCGCCGCGGGTGCCGGGTGCGGAGGCGGGCGGCGCCAATTTCGAGCTGGGCTACCACGCCGGCGTGTACGACGTGATCGGGCGCATGTACTACGGCGGGATCCGCCTGGCGCTGTGA
- a CDS encoding family 43 glycosylhydrolase: protein MSLRRAAWLARRSGAWLLLALAVAGAQAAPLRARSVRSAGNPILADGRDYSADPAPLVADGKLYIIAGRDEAPPEVNDFVIRRWQMLVTDDVGSGNWTHYPALLRPEQVFAWAAAGRAYAAQIVQGPDRRYYLYAPVEEKHSPNADPFAIGVAVADSPLGPWRDAHPQGPILSQSLPVRNTIQNIDPTVLVDDDGRVYLYWGTFGKLFGIELERDMVTPKGQAVAVTTLDGYFEAPWLFKRNGTYYMAYAGNRAGPDSDCTPTLYHACIAYGTAPSPLGPWTYRGVILPPVSSTTSHSGIVHFKGQWYLVYHTADAKGGGHFRRSVAIDRMEWDDTQQPARIRRVIATRAPQPPLPLQRNVARYAHASASNGPDIPHQYWIAALNDGVVKRNPLPPQMWGSWSPHNPPQQWIQYSWAQPVTLQRSRIVFWADHPPGANEGVAPPARWHLEYRKGGQWLPLAQAPRGAVAGRLQTVRFAPVTTRCVRAVFDASGDDGRYAALAVQEWEIWATRAQRLVQAGAADAQRCDTL, encoded by the coding sequence ATGAGCCTGCGCCGCGCAGCATGGCTTGCCCGGCGCAGCGGCGCCTGGCTGTTGCTGGCGCTGGCCGTTGCCGGCGCGCAGGCGGCGCCGTTGCGCGCGCGCAGCGTGCGCAGCGCCGGCAATCCGATCCTGGCCGACGGCCGCGACTATTCCGCCGATCCGGCGCCGCTGGTCGCCGACGGCAAGCTGTACATCATCGCCGGCCGCGACGAAGCGCCGCCGGAGGTCAACGACTTCGTGATCCGGCGCTGGCAAATGCTGGTGACCGACGATGTCGGCAGCGGCAACTGGACCCACTATCCCGCGTTGCTGCGTCCGGAACAGGTCTTCGCCTGGGCCGCCGCGGGCCGCGCCTATGCCGCGCAGATCGTGCAGGGGCCGGACCGGCGATATTACCTGTACGCACCGGTGGAGGAAAAACACTCGCCCAACGCCGATCCGTTCGCGATCGGCGTGGCGGTCGCCGACAGCCCGCTGGGACCGTGGCGCGATGCGCATCCGCAAGGGCCGATCCTGTCGCAGTCGTTGCCGGTCCGGAACACGATCCAGAACATCGATCCGACCGTGCTGGTCGACGACGACGGCCGCGTGTACCTGTACTGGGGCACTTTCGGCAAGCTGTTCGGGATCGAACTGGAACGCGACATGGTCACGCCCAAGGGGCAGGCGGTGGCGGTGACCACGCTGGACGGCTATTTCGAGGCGCCGTGGCTGTTCAAGCGCAACGGCACCTACTACATGGCCTACGCCGGCAACCGCGCCGGGCCGGACTCGGACTGCACGCCGACGCTGTACCACGCCTGCATCGCCTACGGCACGGCGCCGTCGCCGCTGGGGCCGTGGACCTACCGCGGGGTGATCCTGCCGCCGGTGTCCTCCACCACCTCGCATTCGGGCATCGTGCACTTCAAGGGCCAGTGGTATCTGGTCTACCACACCGCCGACGCCAAGGGCGGCGGCCACTTCCGCCGCAGCGTGGCGATCGACAGGATGGAATGGGACGACACGCAGCAGCCCGCGCGGATCCGCCGCGTGATCGCCACGCGCGCGCCGCAGCCGCCACTGCCGTTGCAGCGCAACGTCGCCCGCTACGCCCATGCCAGCGCCTCCAACGGCCCGGACATCCCGCACCAGTACTGGATCGCCGCGCTCAACGACGGCGTGGTCAAGCGCAATCCGCTGCCGCCGCAGATGTGGGGCAGCTGGAGCCCGCACAATCCGCCGCAGCAGTGGATCCAGTACAGCTGGGCGCAACCGGTGACGCTGCAGCGCAGCCGCATCGTGTTCTGGGCCGACCATCCACCCGGCGCCAACGAAGGCGTGGCGCCGCCTGCGCGCTGGCATCTGGAGTACCGCAAAGGCGGACAGTGGTTGCCGCTGGCGCAGGCGCCGCGTGGTGCGGTGGCCGGCCGCTTGCAGACGGTGCGCTTCGCGCCGGTGACCACGCGTTGCGTGCGTGCGGTGTTCGATGCTTCCGGCGACGATGGCCGCTACGCCGCGCTGGCGGTGCAGGAATGGGAAATATGGGCCACGCGCGCGCAGCGCCTGGTCCAGGCCGGCGCTGCGGATGCGCAGCGCTGCGACACGCTTTGA
- a CDS encoding S9 family peptidase, translated as MKTDRNGGRVAAAGALLLALTALAPCALAAPSADDYQRAQALSRRYEALVDRQPSQPVWLDAGHFLYRRSLARNGAAPAIEYRRVAVADGRNEPAFDHARLAAAMSAASGKPVDAAALQLSEVKLDAQRLAFERDRVRWQCALPQYRCTRTDMEPLPPDSYDMSIPLKQGPAYAQASPDGKWRAWVEAGNVVVAPAAGGAAVALSRDGSAAEYYAADSIAWSPDSTRLVAYRIKPAPLRTVYYIESAPVDQLQPKLHQQLYAKPGDPLPVLQPVLFDLASRQATAVPATLFPNAFALSWPQWRSDGSGFTFEYNERGHQRYRVIEADGRSAQARTLIEETSPTFIEYSDLSGTHENGGKRYRHDFADGARTLWASERDGWEQLYLYDTRSGGAPRQVTRGEWVVRKVERVDEAAQQIYFIASGMTPGEDPYYRHAYRIGLDGSGLTALTPAPADHEIVLSPDGRWLLDLYSRVDLGPVLELRRSDDGALVRQVERTDLSRLRAAGWVPPLPFHTPGRDGKTEIWGVIHRPQGLDPQQRYRVVENIYAGPHGSFVPKTFSARVPALTALGFAVAQIDGMGTNNRSRAFHDVAWRNLKDAGFPDRIAWHRAVAAQYPWYAIEQGVGIYGTSAGGQSALGALLFHPEFYVAAVANSGCHDNRMDKIWWNEQWMGWPVGPWYSASSNVDNAARLQGHLLLVTGDMDHNVDPASTFQVADRLIKAGKDFDLLVVPGGDHGAGGDYGRRRLADFFVRWLQQAPTPDWNRQAAAAAPVAH; from the coding sequence ATGAAGACGGATCGAAACGGGGGGCGCGTCGCCGCAGCGGGCGCATTGCTGTTGGCGTTGACGGCGTTGGCACCCTGCGCGCTGGCCGCGCCGAGCGCGGACGACTACCAGCGCGCGCAGGCCTTGAGCCGGCGCTACGAGGCGCTGGTGGATCGCCAGCCGTCGCAGCCGGTGTGGCTGGACGCCGGGCATTTCCTGTATCGGCGTTCGCTGGCGCGCAACGGCGCCGCACCGGCGATCGAGTACCGGCGGGTCGCGGTCGCCGACGGCCGCAACGAACCTGCGTTCGATCACGCACGGCTGGCGGCGGCGATGTCCGCGGCCAGCGGCAAGCCGGTCGATGCGGCGGCATTGCAGCTGAGCGAGGTGAAGCTGGACGCGCAGCGGCTGGCCTTCGAGCGCGATCGCGTGCGCTGGCAGTGCGCGCTGCCGCAGTACCGTTGCACGCGCACCGACATGGAGCCGCTGCCGCCCGATTCCTACGACATGAGCATCCCGCTCAAGCAGGGTCCGGCGTATGCGCAGGCGTCGCCGGACGGCAAGTGGCGGGCCTGGGTCGAGGCCGGCAATGTGGTGGTCGCGCCGGCCGCTGGCGGCGCTGCGGTCGCACTCAGCCGCGACGGCAGCGCCGCCGAGTACTACGCGGCGGACAGCATCGCCTGGTCGCCGGATTCGACCCGGCTGGTCGCCTACCGCATCAAGCCGGCACCGCTGCGCACGGTGTACTACATCGAGTCGGCGCCAGTGGACCAGTTGCAGCCCAAGCTGCACCAGCAACTCTACGCCAAGCCCGGCGATCCGCTGCCGGTGCTGCAGCCGGTGTTGTTCGACCTCGCCTCGCGGCAGGCAACCGCGGTGCCGGCAACGCTGTTCCCGAATGCGTTCGCGCTGAGCTGGCCGCAGTGGCGCAGCGACGGCAGCGGCTTCACCTTCGAGTACAACGAACGCGGCCACCAGCGCTACCGGGTGATCGAGGCGGATGGACGCAGCGCGCAGGCGCGCACCCTGATCGAGGAAACCTCGCCGACCTTCATCGAGTATTCCGATCTCAGCGGCACCCACGAGAACGGCGGCAAACGCTATCGCCACGACTTCGCTGACGGCGCGCGCACCCTGTGGGCTTCCGAGCGCGATGGCTGGGAGCAGCTGTACCTGTACGACACGCGCAGCGGCGGCGCTCCGCGCCAGGTCACGCGCGGCGAGTGGGTGGTGCGCAAGGTCGAGCGCGTCGACGAGGCGGCGCAGCAGATCTACTTCATCGCCTCGGGTATGACCCCCGGCGAGGACCCTTATTACCGCCACGCCTATCGCATCGGCCTGGACGGCAGCGGGTTGACCGCGCTGACGCCGGCGCCGGCCGACCACGAGATCGTGCTGTCGCCCGACGGCCGCTGGCTGCTCGACCTGTATTCGCGCGTGGACCTGGGGCCGGTGCTGGAGCTGCGCCGCAGCGACGACGGTGCGCTGGTGCGCCAGGTCGAGCGCACCGACCTGAGCCGGCTGCGTGCGGCCGGCTGGGTGCCGCCACTGCCGTTCCACACGCCCGGACGCGACGGCAAGACCGAGATCTGGGGCGTGATCCATCGCCCGCAGGGGCTCGATCCGCAGCAGCGCTACCGCGTGGTCGAGAACATCTACGCCGGGCCGCACGGCTCGTTCGTGCCCAAGACCTTCAGTGCGCGCGTGCCGGCACTGACCGCGCTCGGCTTCGCCGTGGCGCAGATCGACGGCATGGGCACCAACAACCGTTCGCGCGCGTTCCACGACGTGGCCTGGCGCAACCTCAAGGACGCCGGTTTCCCCGATCGCATCGCCTGGCACCGGGCCGTGGCCGCGCAGTATCCGTGGTACGCGATCGAGCAGGGCGTGGGCATCTACGGCACCTCCGCCGGCGGCCAGAGCGCGCTCGGCGCGTTGCTGTTCCACCCGGAGTTCTACGTAGCCGCGGTGGCCAATTCCGGCTGCCACGACAACCGCATGGACAAGATCTGGTGGAACGAGCAATGGATGGGCTGGCCGGTCGGACCGTGGTATTCGGCCTCGTCCAATGTCGACAACGCCGCGCGCCTGCAGGGGCATCTGCTGCTGGTGACCGGCGACATGGACCACAACGTCGATCCGGCCAGCACCTTCCAGGTCGCCGACCGGCTGATCAAGGCCGGCAAGGATTTCGATCTGCTGGTGGTCCCGGGCGGCGACCATGGCGCCGGTGGCGACTACGGCCGGCGCCGCCTCGCGGACTTCTTCGTGCGCTGGTTGCAGCAGGCGCCGACGCCGGACTGGAACCGGCAAGCCGCGGCAGCGGCGCCTGTCGCGCACTGA